The sequence ATCGCAACCATTGGAGTCCCCTCATCGCTCGGCGGAGTCCCGCTCGGCGCTGAGCATGGGCCCGCCGAGCTCTGGAAGCGGGGCATCGTCGCCCGCCTCCGCGCAACCGGCGTCGACGTCACGGATTTCGGAGATGTTCCTATCCCGGCTCACCGTCGCGGCGCGCGCGGTTCCGCCGGATTGGCGTCAATCGAGACCGTCGCGCGCTGGGTCGCGAAGCACTCGTGGCGCGCCCTCGGGGAAGGGATGGTCCCCCTCGTTGTCGGCGGCGACCATTCCGCCGCGCTCGGGAACATCGCCGCGGCGGCGCAGGTCGTGCACGGCCTGGGTGTTATCTGGATCGACGCCCACCCCGATTTCAACACGCCCGAAACCTCGCCGACGGGAAACGTCCACGGAATGGTGCTCGCCATCGCCGCAGGCTGGGGGCCAACGCCGCTCGTGCGTCTCCTCGGCTATGCGCCGATGGTGCACTCCGAGCGCATCGTCGTCATCGGCGCCCGCTCCATCGACGCGGGTGAGATGAGCAATCTCCGTCGGGCCGGCGTGCGCGTGTTCGACAGCGAGCACGTCGAGCGCTTCGGAATCCTCGCCACCATGGGCGAGGCGATGGCGTACCTGGCAAGCAAGCAGACGCACGCCGTGCACCTCAGCGTAGACCTGGACATCCTCGACCCGGCGCGCTGGCCAGGCGTGTCGACAGCGGCGACAGGGGGCATCTCGGTCTCAGACCTGTGCCTGATGACGCGCACCGTGGCGGACATGGCGCCCATCGCCGCGATGGACTTGGTCGAGCTGACACCTCCGGAAGACGTGGATGGCGTGACAGCCGAAGCCGCGATGCAGGTGCTGGAGCACACGTTCGCTCCGCGGGCGGGGATCCGCCTGAGCGACGCAGCCGCTCTTCGCTAGACAACCGCCGAATCGTCGATAGGCATGCGATGGGCCCGCCGAAGCGCGTTGCGCGGCTCGGCGGGCCCACGAAGCCGCTCGTTCGCCAGCCCGGTCCCGAGTGTTAGGATCCGGCGCCCGACTGCTTCGCCTTCATGAAGGCTTCGACGTAGTCCTCCATGTAATGGCCCTCATAGGTCGCGAGGTTGGGACCAGCCGACGAGCCCCCCACGAAATGGAAGCTGTTCGTGTCGGGATCGTAGATCTGGTCGCCGCGCCCGTACATCGCCTTCCACTTGCGCCCGGCCTCGCTGCCGTGCATCCCCGTTCGGGCCGGGAGCGCAGCGGGATCCGCAATGGGGTCGTCTTTCCGCTGGTCGAAGTCCCATTCCGACAGCTCTGACCACACGCGCTGATAGGCGGACATGAACTCGTCCGCCCGCACGATGTACGCGTTGTGGACACCGCGCCACTTGGTCGACCCGCCCGTCCGCACGTCGAGCGAATCCACTTTCTTGAAGATGAGGCGGGAGCCCGCGACCATGGGGAAGACCAGCGTGTCATCCGGAATGTCCGCGCCCGCCATGGGATCGATCCCGCAATAACGCGTGTAGAACTCCGCCGTTCGGGCCAGATCGCGGGATTCGTGCACGCCGTGGCTGATGCGCCCGACTTTCAGGGCGCTCATCTTGTCCATCGCGCCGTCGGGCAGGCGGTTCGGCGCCCACAGCTCATACTGGTTCGCGTCGGGGTCTTCGAAATAGATCGCGGTTCCAGGCTCACCTCCGTCGGACACGCGGACCGGGTCGGTATGGGGCACGTTCAACTGGTCCAGGCGCCGTCGGTGCTCGTCGATGTCCGCGGCGTTGACGTAGAAGCCGTACCGCGGATGCGCCTTTCCGAGGCCCGCGTTCGGCGGAATCGGGGTGCTCTGCACGAACCCGATGATGTGCGACCCACCGAGGTTCCGAAACTCGGCAAAGCGAGGGCCGTGCGATTCACCTGTGGCGCCCCACGACTCCTTTGCGCCCAGAACGTTCTCCGCCCAGTCGACCCATCGATCGAGATCGCTCGTGGGAACCGCGAAGTGATCGATCCAATGAATCGCACCAGGCCTCTGGTCTTCCGACATCGCCACCTCCTCTATCTCATGAATTGCTCCCAGTGTACTCCGGGGGATCAGGACGCGCTGGCCCTGGCCATCTCACGCGCCGCAATCCGTTTGGTCAGAAACTGCACCGACTTGCGCCAGCAATCTTCGGCGGCCGATTCCACGTAGGCGGTCCCCTTTGGATTGGTCCAGCCGTGGTCGGCCCCCGGATACGTGATGATCTCAAAGTCCTTCCCGTGCTTCGCGAGCTCCGCGCGATAGCGCTCGACTTCAGAGATCGGAACGAGCCGATCCACCTCGCCGAAGCTCGCGATGACCGGAACCTGGAGGAGCTGGACACGCCCTGCCGGCTCGTTCGGCGTATTCGGGTTGCTCGTGTCGTTGGTAGGGAATCCGTGAAAGGCCGCCGCCCCGGCCAGCTCCGAGCGAAATGTGGGCCAGAGCAGCGCGAAGCGCCCGCCGATGCAGTACCCCCACGCACAGATCGGATGTGAGCCGACGCGGGGATGGCCGCGAAGCATCTCGTACGCGGCGTCCAGGTCCCCCAGGATCTCATCATCGGGCTGAGCGCCCGGCCGCTTCAAGGGTTCCTCCGGCACCCCCGGGTGGTCGAAGATTCCGACGCCGAGCGCGACGAACCCTTCACCGGCCAGCCGCTCCACAACGTAGGTCACGAAGTCGTCGAGCCCACGGACCGTCGGGACCACAACGATCGCCGGAAACGTGCCGTCGACCTCCGGCACCGCGAGAACGCCGCTGATATCCGCAAGGCCGCGCGGAATCCGCACCTGCGCGACTGCCATCGCTCCACCTCCTCGTGAATTCGCGTACCCAGCATGGCTCGTCCCCCGGCCGGCTGTCAACCGCCACAATTCCCCCCCGCCCACAGCGGCATTGACATGGACCGGGGCTGCACCCATAATCGGCCTGCAATCGGAAGGCCCGGCCATGGTTCGCGGCGCATCCGGTGAGGTCCCAGCGCCGGGCCATCCGCCGGCGGGTGGACGATGCACTCGGCTCACCGGTCAAGGGAGATAGGACACCAGCCGAATGGTGAGGAGGACATCGGGGAAACATGTCGATTCCTGGAGATAAAGCCATTCAACTTGTCCAGGCCGCGCACGCTCAGGCGGCGAAACTCAACATCGCCGTGACGGCGGTGGTGGTCGACGAAGGCGGGCGCATGGTAGCGCTAGGTCGAATGGACCGCGCGCGGCCAGT is a genomic window of Chloroflexota bacterium containing:
- a CDS encoding arginase; translated protein: MALNIATIGVPSSLGGVPLGAEHGPAELWKRGIVARLRATGVDVTDFGDVPIPAHRRGARGSAGLASIETVARWVAKHSWRALGEGMVPLVVGGDHSAALGNIAAAAQVVHGLGVIWIDAHPDFNTPETSPTGNVHGMVLAIAAGWGPTPLVRLLGYAPMVHSERIVVIGARSIDAGEMSNLRRAGVRVFDSEHVERFGILATMGEAMAYLASKQTHAVHLSVDLDILDPARWPGVSTAATGGISVSDLCLMTRTVADMAPIAAMDLVELTPPEDVDGVTAEAAMQVLEHTFAPRAGIRLSDAAALR
- a CDS encoding VOC family protein produces the protein MSEDQRPGAIHWIDHFAVPTSDLDRWVDWAENVLGAKESWGATGESHGPRFAEFRNLGGSHIIGFVQSTPIPPNAGLGKAHPRYGFYVNAADIDEHRRRLDQLNVPHTDPVRVSDGGEPGTAIYFEDPDANQYELWAPNRLPDGAMDKMSALKVGRISHGVHESRDLARTAEFYTRYCGIDPMAGADIPDDTLVFPMVAGSRLIFKKVDSLDVRTGGSTKWRGVHNAYIVRADEFMSAYQRVWSELSEWDFDQRKDDPIADPAALPARTGMHGSEAGRKWKAMYGRGDQIYDPDTNSFHFVGGSSAGPNLATYEGHYMEDYVEAFMKAKQSGAGS
- a CDS encoding dienelactone hydrolase family protein, producing the protein MAVAQVRIPRGLADISGVLAVPEVDGTFPAIVVVPTVRGLDDFVTYVVERLAGEGFVALGVGIFDHPGVPEEPLKRPGAQPDDEILGDLDAAYEMLRGHPRVGSHPICAWGYCIGGRFALLWPTFRSELAGAAAFHGFPTNDTSNPNTPNEPAGRVQLLQVPVIASFGEVDRLVPISEVERYRAELAKHGKDFEIITYPGADHGWTNPKGTAYVESAAEDCWRKSVQFLTKRIAAREMARASAS